The nucleotide sequence AGCAGATGTCTGACGCAGGCGCACTGGACGGCGACCCCGTGCTCTCGACCTTACTATTTCTAAGCTTGTTCGGCTTTTTCGCCAAGTTCTGGAGTCACAGCGGGCAAACCTTGGGCATGCAAGTGTGGAGCTTGCGCATTCAAAACAGCGACGGTACGGCCATCAGTTTGTGGCAGGCACTGTTGCGCTTTCTGGTAGCAATCGGTTCGTGGTTACTGCTTGGCTTGGGCTTTTTCTGGGTGCTGTGGGATAAAGAAAAACGCAGCTGGCATGACATGTACTCGGACAGCCAGGTGGTTCAGCTGCCCAAAGATATCCATAAGAAATAACCCTTACGCCGCTCAGTACAAGTGCCTGGGCACCCTCTTTAATGCTGCGCAGCGACAGCCCCAAGGGTGTTCACCCTTGATGGCAGCAATAAAAAAGCCGGCGAGCACTCAGTGTGCGCGCCGGCTTTTTAATGGGTGATTAACCC is from Pseudomonas sp. TMP9 and encodes:
- a CDS encoding RDD family protein, which produces MPKHLLRPQGQFPSAGLGRRFAAMFYDFLLCLALLMVVTFIYKLILMGFYGEVQLKQMSDAGALDGDPVLSTLLFLSLFGFFAKFWSHSGQTLGMQVWSLRIQNSDGTAISLWQALLRFLVAIGSWLLLGLGFFWVLWDKEKRSWHDMYSDSQVVQLPKDIHKK